Proteins from a genomic interval of Cupriavidus sp. P-10:
- a CDS encoding YidH family protein translates to MNDAMSLGFFNVGLSASYSIQVSIMYRNINKDKWSGEDPDYRFSLANERTFLAWVRTAIALLATVVVLDQVALHTADSRVLRILCLLCATTACLVAGACYFRWRKNELAMRLAQSLPNDFLQPLLSISIFAIAVTLTLFVAR, encoded by the coding sequence ATGAATGATGCAATGTCCCTCGGATTTTTTAACGTTGGACTCAGTGCATCGTACTCAATCCAGGTAAGCATAATGTATAGAAATATCAACAAAGATAAGTGGAGCGGTGAGGACCCAGACTACCGGTTTTCATTGGCAAACGAACGAACTTTCCTCGCGTGGGTTCGCACTGCAATAGCACTTTTGGCTACGGTCGTTGTACTCGACCAGGTAGCCTTGCACACAGCCGACTCGCGCGTGCTGCGCATTTTATGTCTGCTATGCGCGACCACAGCATGCTTAGTTGCAGGGGCTTGCTATTTCAGATGGCGAAAAAATGAATTAGCTATGCGCCTTGCACAAAGCCTTCCGAATGATTTTCTTCAGCCCCTGCTTAGCATCTCAATATTCGCTATAGCTGTGACCCTCACACTATTCGTTGCTCGATGA
- a CDS encoding aldehyde dehydrogenase family protein: MSTTFDVISPVSGETVNTLTAASDQEINDAVQLAIRAQKVWAAMTPEVRSERLWAWGALIEKHYEEIARLDTSCTGKVLRDARVDARRGARHARYWAGMTDKIYGQQLADITGRLSYTKREPLGAYLVILPWNAPAHSFMARATPPLACGNSVIVKPSELSPLSASRLVSLSLEAGIPEGVLQVVHGTGEVGGALSAHPGIRGISFTGSPGTGRRILHAAADTFKKVTLELGGKSPIVVFPDADLDSAARAVVMGIAANAGQICAASSRLIVHREIASHFVSELRERFSRIVVGDPNDESTQVGPIVCRRQFDHVMGLIDRGVRQGATLVTGGGKPQHLRDDRGLYVAPTLLDLGDRDLDVGRAEVFGPVLTVSRFDTEEDATTLANETEYGLAAYVWTSDAGRLVRMMDAIDAGVVHGNSTLVMDSGLPFGGFKSSGLGGAFGIDAIEGCTQTKRYTIRTGVGQLPQLWDGV; encoded by the coding sequence ATGAGTACTACTTTTGATGTAATTAGTCCGGTAAGCGGAGAGACGGTAAATACACTTACTGCAGCATCTGATCAAGAGATCAACGATGCGGTTCAATTAGCTATTCGCGCTCAGAAAGTATGGGCTGCGATGACACCGGAAGTGCGTAGCGAGCGGCTTTGGGCATGGGGCGCATTGATCGAGAAACATTATGAGGAGATTGCACGGCTCGACACCAGTTGCACGGGAAAGGTTCTCCGTGATGCGCGTGTAGATGCGCGACGCGGTGCCCGTCATGCAAGATACTGGGCAGGCATGACCGATAAGATCTACGGTCAACAGCTTGCCGATATTACCGGACGATTGTCTTATACGAAGCGAGAGCCACTTGGCGCTTACCTGGTCATTTTGCCGTGGAATGCCCCCGCGCACTCTTTCATGGCGCGTGCCACTCCTCCTTTGGCCTGCGGGAACAGCGTGATCGTGAAGCCTTCCGAGCTTTCACCCCTTTCCGCGTCACGGCTCGTCAGTCTGTCTTTGGAGGCGGGCATTCCCGAAGGAGTTTTGCAGGTCGTACATGGTACTGGAGAGGTCGGTGGAGCCCTTTCGGCGCATCCGGGAATTCGTGGAATTTCGTTCACGGGGTCGCCGGGAACAGGTCGTCGGATCCTTCATGCCGCAGCCGACACCTTTAAGAAGGTGACGCTCGAGTTGGGTGGTAAGTCTCCAATTGTCGTCTTTCCTGACGCTGACCTCGATTCGGCAGCCCGAGCGGTGGTGATGGGAATTGCGGCAAACGCTGGGCAAATCTGCGCCGCGAGCAGCAGGCTCATTGTCCATCGTGAAATTGCGAGCCATTTTGTGTCTGAATTGCGGGAGCGATTCAGCCGCATTGTGGTTGGCGACCCGAATGACGAAAGTACACAGGTTGGTCCTATCGTCTGCCGCCGACAGTTCGATCATGTCATGGGACTTATTGACAGGGGTGTCCGGCAGGGTGCGACGCTGGTGACAGGAGGCGGCAAGCCTCAGCACCTCCGCGATGACCGAGGTCTATATGTGGCACCCACGCTTCTTGACCTTGGTGATCGAGATCTGGACGTCGGTCGCGCTGAAGTGTTCGGTCCTGTTCTAACCGTCTCACGCTTTGACACTGAGGAAGATGCGACCACGCTCGCCAATGAGACCGAGTACGGCTTGGCTGCATACGTGTGGACGTCAGACGCAGGGCGACTCGTACGCATGATGGACGCTATCGATGCGGGCGTCGTGCATGGCAACAGTACATTGGTGATGGACTCCGGTTTGCCCTTTGGCGGCTTTAAATCAAGCGGACTCGGCGGAGCCTTTGGTATTGACGCGATCGAAGGCTGCACGCAAACAAAACGGTACACGATTCGGACTGGGGTAGGTCAGTTGCCCCAGCTTTGGGATGGCGTCTGA
- a CDS encoding CaiB/BaiF CoA transferase family protein, whose protein sequence is METIVHSEGFVQSASDLSCGPLKGIKVLDIATVIAGPLSATLLADLGAEVLKVEMPHSGDHLRYLPPHKDGIPLWHKVVNRNKKGITLDLRTPEGLSLLEELLASQDVLVENFRPGTLERWGLSSERIFSINPHLIVLRVTGFGQTGPYCGKPGFARIFEGLSGFTNICGSADGPPMYPGYPVSDSLTGVFGAMAIAAALHHRDRHPDRPGQEIDLSATEAMFRIIDFMAIEYDQLGHIRKRSGNLSAYSAPSDVYRTSDNKWIGLAVSAPTVFSRLAHALDREEWLTDDRFSTNVARLENRDEIEKQVRDWFLARTAGEVARTLTDHDVSFSQIYDIKDIFEDPHFAAREAVVSVQDSDFGTVRMQNVVPKFSHTPGRVWRSGPSLGEHNQEILGDLLGYGKEEIDHLIAQRVI, encoded by the coding sequence ATGGAGACGATTGTGCATAGCGAAGGATTCGTACAGTCCGCATCAGATCTTTCCTGTGGACCACTGAAGGGAATCAAGGTTCTTGATATCGCCACGGTAATCGCCGGGCCGCTTTCCGCGACGTTGCTAGCCGACCTTGGTGCAGAGGTGCTTAAGGTCGAGATGCCACACAGCGGCGATCATCTGCGTTATCTCCCCCCGCACAAAGACGGCATCCCGCTTTGGCACAAGGTGGTGAACCGTAATAAGAAGGGAATTACACTCGACCTTCGTACTCCGGAAGGCCTGTCGCTTCTTGAGGAACTTCTCGCCTCTCAAGATGTGCTGGTCGAGAATTTTCGTCCAGGAACGCTCGAGAGGTGGGGACTGTCCAGTGAGCGAATTTTCTCAATCAATCCCCATTTGATTGTTCTACGGGTCACCGGCTTCGGACAAACTGGACCGTACTGTGGCAAGCCGGGCTTCGCACGCATCTTCGAAGGCCTTTCCGGCTTCACGAATATCTGTGGTTCAGCCGATGGTCCGCCTATGTACCCAGGCTACCCGGTTTCTGACTCCTTGACGGGCGTGTTTGGCGCGATGGCGATCGCTGCCGCACTTCATCACAGAGACCGCCATCCAGACCGACCGGGCCAAGAGATCGATCTGTCAGCAACAGAGGCAATGTTTCGGATAATCGACTTCATGGCTATCGAATATGACCAGCTTGGACACATCCGAAAGCGTTCAGGAAACCTAAGTGCGTACTCAGCGCCCAGCGACGTCTACCGGACAAGCGACAACAAGTGGATTGGGCTGGCCGTCAGTGCTCCGACCGTCTTCTCGCGCCTGGCTCACGCATTGGATCGGGAAGAGTGGCTGACAGACGATCGGTTTAGCACCAACGTGGCCCGACTGGAAAACCGTGACGAAATTGAGAAACAGGTGCGGGATTGGTTTCTAGCGCGCACCGCCGGCGAGGTCGCGCGCACGCTTACTGATCACGATGTGTCATTCAGCCAGATTTACGACATTAAGGACATTTTTGAAGATCCTCACTTTGCAGCCAGAGAGGCGGTAGTTAGTGTTCAAGACTCAGATTTTGGCACCGTGCGGATGCAGAATGTCGTGCCTAAGTTCTCTCATACGCCAGGGCGGGTATGGCGATCAGGTCCGTCACTGGGTGAGCATAATCAAGAGATACTTGGGGACCTGCTTGGGTATGGTAAAGAAGAGATAGATCATCTCATCGCACAACGTGTAATTTAA
- a CDS encoding alcohol dehydrogenase, with translation MISYDIIEHGEPLQKVLRRTPEPGPGEILMRITHSGVCHSDVHIWDGYFDLGADKRSYVKDRGCVPPFTLGHEPLGIVQKVGEGVNDVSAGHTYLVYPWIGCGRCAVCESGQENFCVTAPQFIGAFRSGAYASHLLVPDAKYLVDVSGIDEGFAATLACSGLTAYSASAKLPALSTRDYVAVVGCGGLGLVCISILRAKGVRNIVACDIDDAKLAAAREQGAAFTVNTRKSDAGENLASIVDGALAGAIDFVGTPETAQFAMNGLRKGGRVVVVGLYGGELRLPLPPFAQRAVGLVGSYVGTLEELRELVDLAKSGKLTPLPVNLRPSDEVSHILAELKAGTVVGRVVMRMADSE, from the coding sequence ATGATTAGCTACGATATTATTGAACATGGCGAACCGCTGCAGAAAGTGCTTCGTCGCACCCCGGAGCCAGGGCCGGGTGAAATTCTTATGCGTATCACTCACTCTGGCGTCTGCCATTCGGACGTTCACATCTGGGATGGCTATTTTGATCTCGGAGCCGACAAACGCTCCTACGTGAAGGACCGAGGCTGCGTTCCCCCATTTACATTGGGGCACGAGCCGCTCGGTATTGTGCAGAAGGTGGGGGAAGGGGTAAATGACGTCAGTGCCGGCCACACGTACTTGGTATATCCATGGATCGGATGCGGGCGCTGCGCCGTCTGTGAGTCGGGTCAGGAGAATTTTTGCGTGACGGCTCCGCAGTTTATTGGTGCTTTTAGGAGCGGTGCCTATGCTAGTCACCTCCTGGTGCCGGATGCTAAGTATTTGGTCGATGTGTCTGGCATCGACGAGGGCTTTGCTGCGACGCTCGCCTGCTCTGGGCTAACGGCATACAGCGCCTCCGCCAAACTTCCGGCATTGTCGACACGGGACTACGTGGCAGTCGTGGGTTGTGGCGGCCTCGGCCTAGTATGCATCTCCATACTGAGGGCGAAAGGTGTGAGGAACATCGTAGCTTGCGACATTGACGATGCGAAGCTCGCTGCAGCCCGTGAGCAGGGCGCAGCATTCACGGTAAACACCCGCAAATCTGATGCTGGAGAGAACCTAGCTTCAATTGTGGATGGCGCTCTTGCTGGGGCAATCGATTTTGTCGGAACCCCGGAGACAGCTCAGTTTGCAATGAACGGATTGCGAAAGGGAGGGCGCGTCGTTGTCGTCGGACTATACGGTGGCGAGCTTCGACTTCCATTGCCCCCTTTTGCTCAGCGGGCAGTCGGCCTTGTAGGATCGTATGTCGGTACATTGGAAGAGCTGCGGGAGCTCGTGGACTTGGCTAAGAGCGGAAAGCTTACACCTCTGCCAGTGAACCTTCGGCCAAGTGACGAAGTGAGCCACATTCTTGCGGAACTAAAGGCCGGGACGGTGGTGGGGCGCGTTGTCATGCGTATGGCAGATAGCGAGTGA
- a CDS encoding cytochrome P450, protein MNSLVHQLKEERLDPSSVSLEDIDPSHPGHFEDDSIGQYLARLRNEAPVFFRKGGYSGDFWSVTRYRDIVKIDSNHEVFSSQTFTGITLNDRPQHLDRPAFIAMDPPKHDEQRKAVSPIVAPENLLRLKDGIRIRTADVLDNLKFDTPFDWVEAVSIELTTRMLATLFDFPYEDRYRLTYWSDIAHMDLNAGGPITTEQQRDDELAKMLEVFTRLWKERGSKPMAPDLISMMAHADATKNLPDTPREFLGNLQLLIVGGNDTTRNTMSASVYFLDKYASEGRKLRANPTLIPSMVSEVIRYQTPLTHMKRVAKQDTTFGGKRIREGDRVVMWYLSGNRDEEVISNPDIFCIDRPNPRQHLSFGFGIHRCVGNRLAELQLQILWEEMLKRDMQVEVLEEPQRTYSNIIHGFNSMKVRLKRWGEE, encoded by the coding sequence ATGAACAGCTTGGTGCATCAACTTAAAGAGGAACGACTCGATCCATCGTCGGTAAGTCTGGAGGACATCGATCCTAGCCATCCAGGACACTTCGAAGATGACTCGATTGGTCAGTATCTCGCTCGTTTGCGCAATGAAGCGCCGGTCTTTTTCCGAAAGGGTGGGTATTCGGGCGACTTCTGGTCGGTAACTCGGTATCGGGATATTGTAAAAATCGACTCAAATCACGAGGTATTCTCGTCCCAGACGTTCACCGGCATCACCTTAAACGATCGTCCGCAACATCTTGATCGGCCGGCGTTCATTGCAATGGATCCGCCGAAGCATGACGAACAGCGCAAGGCGGTCAGCCCGATTGTAGCGCCGGAGAACCTATTACGTCTGAAAGATGGTATCCGTATTAGGACAGCCGACGTGCTCGACAATTTGAAGTTCGACACGCCTTTCGATTGGGTGGAAGCCGTTTCAATCGAACTGACCACTCGCATGCTGGCGACTCTTTTTGACTTCCCTTATGAGGACCGATATCGCCTCACTTACTGGTCGGATATTGCCCACATGGACCTCAATGCGGGAGGGCCAATCACGACCGAGCAACAGCGCGACGACGAGCTTGCAAAAATGTTGGAAGTCTTTACCAGGCTTTGGAAGGAGCGAGGGTCAAAGCCGATGGCGCCGGACCTTATTTCGATGATGGCACACGCTGATGCTACAAAGAACTTGCCTGATACGCCGCGTGAATTTCTGGGCAACCTCCAACTCCTAATCGTTGGAGGAAACGACACGACTCGTAACACCATGAGCGCCTCCGTGTACTTCCTGGATAAGTATGCTTCGGAGGGAAGAAAGCTGCGCGCAAATCCAACGCTGATTCCTAGCATGGTATCGGAAGTGATTCGGTATCAGACACCGCTTACCCACATGAAGAGGGTAGCGAAGCAGGATACGACCTTCGGAGGGAAAAGAATCCGCGAGGGAGATCGTGTTGTTATGTGGTATCTCTCAGGAAACAGAGACGAGGAGGTTATTTCAAATCCGGATATCTTCTGTATCGACCGCCCCAACCCGCGGCAGCATCTTTCGTTTGGATTCGGCATTCATCGGTGCGTCGGCAACCGGCTTGCTGAACTCCAATTGCAGATCCTGTGGGAGGAGATGCTGAAACGTGACATGCAAGTCGAGGTGCTTGAAGAACCGCAGCGCACATACTCAAATATCATTCACGGCTTTAACTCGATGAAAGTGCGGCTGAAAAGGTGGGGCGAAGAATGA
- a CDS encoding SDR family oxidoreductase → MRPIWVFASPAGDCCTVCKAGAVQMTKALALELARMGIRVDAIAPSSLRRGSTKSSFSRTPAPSSSSVFR, encoded by the coding sequence TTGCGTCCAATTTGGGTCTTCGCGTCGCCAGCAGGTGATTGCTGCACCGTATGCAAAGCGGGCGCTGTCCAAATGACGAAGGCATTGGCCCTTGAGCTTGCCCGGATGGGGATCCGGGTTGATGCCATCGCTCCAAGCTCTTTGAGACGTGGCTCAACCAAAAGTTCTTTCAGTCGGACGCCGGCGCCAAGTTCGTCAAGCGTATTCCGATGA
- the bktB gene encoding beta-ketothiolase BktB — MSNEVVVLSAVRTAIGDFGKSLASMSPTGLGALVVRAALKRAELSGDKVDQIVFGNVIHTEPADMYLARVAGMEGGLSEHSSALTVNRLCGSGLQAVVSASQSLALGDAEYVVAGGAESMSRAAYSLLDARWGTRMGDSKVVDMMVGALTDPFEKYHMGQTAENVAAKFSISREAQDVLALESHRRAAAANAAGYFKSQIVPVPVRQKKEVVLFDTDEHVRDDLSPQDLGKLKPAFSATGTVTAGNASGLNDGAAAVVLATAEAASRDGHRPIAKLVSYAHAGVAPAYMGIAPVPAVRLALARAELSLDDIDVIEANEAFAAQACAVARELGFNPEKVNPNGSGISLGHPIGATGAILVTKAVHELQRVQGRYALVTMCIGGGQGIAAVFERC, encoded by the coding sequence ATGTCCAACGAAGTAGTGGTTCTCAGCGCGGTTCGCACCGCAATCGGCGATTTTGGCAAATCGTTGGCTTCGATGTCCCCAACCGGCCTGGGAGCGCTAGTTGTGCGGGCGGCGCTCAAGCGCGCGGAGCTGAGCGGCGACAAGGTCGACCAGATTGTGTTCGGAAATGTCATCCACACGGAGCCGGCGGACATGTACCTGGCCCGAGTAGCCGGTATGGAGGGCGGCCTGTCGGAGCATTCTTCGGCGTTGACGGTCAACCGCCTGTGCGGTTCTGGCCTGCAGGCGGTTGTCTCGGCCTCGCAATCCCTGGCACTGGGTGACGCTGAATACGTGGTGGCCGGTGGCGCGGAAAGTATGTCGCGCGCGGCTTATTCTTTGCTCGACGCTCGTTGGGGCACTCGTATGGGAGATTCGAAGGTCGTCGACATGATGGTCGGTGCACTGACGGACCCATTCGAGAAGTACCACATGGGCCAAACGGCCGAAAACGTCGCGGCGAAGTTCTCCATCTCGCGTGAAGCACAGGATGTGCTAGCACTGGAATCGCATCGCCGAGCCGCGGCGGCGAATGCCGCAGGGTATTTCAAGTCCCAGATTGTCCCCGTTCCTGTTCGCCAGAAGAAGGAGGTGGTGCTGTTCGACACTGACGAGCACGTCCGTGACGACCTCTCGCCTCAGGACCTCGGCAAACTGAAGCCTGCGTTCTCGGCTACCGGTACGGTCACCGCCGGCAACGCATCGGGCCTGAACGACGGTGCTGCGGCAGTGGTCTTGGCCACCGCGGAAGCGGCGAGCCGAGACGGGCATCGGCCGATCGCGAAGCTGGTCTCGTACGCGCACGCTGGCGTTGCCCCGGCCTACATGGGAATCGCCCCTGTCCCTGCGGTTCGGCTGGCTCTTGCGCGGGCCGAGTTGTCCTTGGACGATATCGACGTCATCGAGGCCAACGAAGCTTTCGCCGCTCAGGCATGCGCAGTGGCACGCGAGCTTGGTTTCAATCCCGAGAAGGTCAATCCGAACGGCTCTGGCATTTCCCTTGGCCATCCCATCGGCGCAACGGGAGCCATTCTCGTGACGAAAGCTGTGCACGAACTGCAGCGTGTCCAGGGACGGTATGCACTGGTCACCATGTGCATCGGGGGCGGGCAGGGCATTGCCGCTGTGTTCGAACGCTGCTAG
- a CDS encoding porin yields MKEKFISCGVAVSAVLSANAFAQSNVTLYGVVDANIEYVNHIGNVPSATNQFNAGPSHDVVRMNPGGFSGSRWGLRGTEDLGNNIKSVFVLESGFGSDTGTFQQGGRLFGRQAFVGLQSTRWGQLTFGRQYTSMFDGLASFVPAAFATQYEPTVLVAGANYREDNIIKYSGRFGPVTVGAHYSVGAGLALPAAVGVATPIGGTGENPASARRDSAYGAAVTYASGAFGATAGYDQWNPTIGTSSGTVKKALVAASYSLGVAKVMGGYRWGQNKNSSGTTIQRDDYYWIGGNYQLTPSVGLTLEYSYDNMKSYFGTNSPNPWQVLFLANYAISKRTDAYLTSAFGKNAGLMLESGATIYANSLSLGSSYVLANGQSTMFGAAVGIRHKF; encoded by the coding sequence ATGAAAGAAAAATTTATCTCGTGCGGTGTGGCAGTGTCAGCCGTCCTTTCGGCGAATGCCTTCGCGCAGTCGAACGTGACCCTGTACGGCGTTGTCGACGCCAACATCGAGTACGTGAATCATATCGGCAACGTGCCTTCTGCAACCAATCAGTTCAACGCCGGTCCTTCGCATGATGTGGTCCGCATGAATCCTGGTGGCTTCTCCGGTTCGCGATGGGGTCTGCGTGGAACGGAAGACCTCGGGAACAATATCAAGAGCGTATTTGTGCTGGAAAGTGGCTTTGGGTCTGACACGGGTACTTTCCAACAGGGCGGTCGTCTCTTTGGCCGTCAAGCGTTCGTGGGTCTACAGAGCACGAGGTGGGGGCAATTGACCTTTGGGCGCCAGTACACTTCCATGTTTGATGGGCTAGCTAGCTTCGTTCCTGCTGCCTTCGCTACGCAGTACGAACCCACCGTTCTGGTCGCAGGGGCAAACTACCGTGAGGACAACATTATCAAGTACTCGGGACGATTCGGCCCCGTCACGGTGGGTGCACACTACTCCGTCGGCGCAGGCTTGGCTCTGCCGGCGGCGGTGGGCGTGGCCACGCCGATTGGGGGAACCGGCGAAAATCCTGCGTCTGCTCGTCGTGACTCAGCCTATGGGGCGGCCGTGACGTATGCGTCAGGCGCTTTCGGCGCAACGGCCGGCTACGACCAATGGAATCCGACCATCGGAACAAGCAGCGGGACGGTGAAAAAGGCGCTCGTCGCGGCGAGCTACAGCCTCGGCGTGGCTAAGGTCATGGGCGGCTATCGCTGGGGACAAAACAAGAATTCGTCAGGCACGACGATTCAGAGGGACGATTACTACTGGATCGGGGGCAATTACCAACTGACCCCCTCGGTCGGCCTGACGCTGGAGTACAGCTACGACAACATGAAGAGCTACTTTGGTACGAATAGCCCGAATCCGTGGCAGGTCCTTTTCTTGGCTAACTACGCCATCTCAAAGCGCACCGATGCCTATCTGACGAGTGCATTCGGGAAGAATGCGGGGTTAATGCTCGAGTCCGGTGCCACGATATATGCAAACAGCTTGTCGCTGGGCAGTAGTTACGTCCTGGCCAATGGCCAGAGCACTATGTTTGGTGCGGCGGTGGGCATTCGTCACAAATTC
- a CDS encoding DUF202 domain-containing protein, with product MKDPGLQPERTALAWSRTGWACLAVAALCIRTVLGENLPGLQVTGLIASSLCLLVFATCFARSRQLREGVVTSYGRPHQLVSLWLSLMALYMVILLVPDVR from the coding sequence ATGAAAGATCCTGGACTTCAGCCTGAACGAACGGCACTCGCTTGGAGCAGGACAGGCTGGGCATGCCTAGCCGTTGCTGCCTTATGCATACGCACCGTGCTCGGCGAAAATCTACCCGGGCTTCAAGTGACAGGACTGATTGCCTCGAGCCTCTGCTTACTGGTGTTTGCGACCTGTTTCGCCCGCAGCCGTCAACTACGAGAAGGCGTCGTGACATCATATGGTCGGCCGCATCAGTTGGTGTCCCTGTGGCTGTCTCTAATGGCCCTTTACATGGTCATCCTCCTTGTACCCGACGTTCGCTAA
- a CDS encoding 2Fe-2S iron-sulfur cluster-binding protein, whose protein sequence is MAKAKFIEHNGTEHTVDVELGESLMKAALNNGVPGIDGDCGGECACGTCHVFIDEMWLAKLEPRHQRENEMLDFAAGSRPNSRLACQISMREDIDGITVLLPIGQH, encoded by the coding sequence GTGGCAAAGGCAAAATTTATCGAGCATAACGGCACCGAACATACGGTTGATGTAGAACTCGGCGAGAGCTTGATGAAAGCAGCTCTCAACAATGGAGTTCCTGGTATCGATGGCGACTGCGGCGGTGAGTGCGCGTGCGGTACATGTCACGTATTCATTGATGAAATGTGGTTAGCAAAGCTTGAACCGCGTCATCAACGAGAGAACGAAATGCTGGATTTTGCTGCGGGCTCGAGGCCGAATTCAAGGCTCGCTTGCCAAATCAGCATGCGAGAGGACATCGACGGTATCACCGTACTTTTGCCGATTGGGCAGCACTAG
- a CDS encoding NAD(P)/FAD-dependent oxidoreductase — MLDLNSCFMSFAASPSLALVKIRDNWLWEGRTMSDEKSGVVIVGGGHAGAMTAITLRQLGYGKDIEIIGIEPYAPYQRPPLSKEWLCSKASWAALEIRPLEFYEKKRIRLRLGAEVRSIDPIGKLVTLHDQTEVRYENLVCALGASPVVLSRSDSKLEGVLTLRDLSDAQRMKHELERARRLVVIGGGFIGLEVAASARQLGLDVTLVEKAERVLARVASPRISAYVQEKHSAQGVRTICGLGVAKYNNVAGRVSGVVLDNGEELDCDCIVVGIGATPNDSIAKLAGVECNHGIVVDAECRTSVPHIYGVGDCATASDDVYDPTRLRFGSRFESIAAANDQARRAAASICGMPAATPEVPWFWSDQYDVKFQMAGSASNADHSVVRGDAASGAFAIFHLKNEIVTSVEAVNNAGSFVLGKSLIAKRVRVDPIRLADTNSTFASVVVTGECVQ; from the coding sequence TTGCTCGATCTGAATAGCTGCTTTATGAGTTTTGCTGCATCGCCTTCCCTGGCGCTGGTTAAGATTCGAGACAACTGGCTATGGGAGGGACGAACTATGAGCGATGAAAAATCCGGGGTAGTCATTGTCGGCGGAGGCCACGCGGGCGCAATGACAGCGATTACGTTGCGACAGCTCGGCTACGGGAAAGATATCGAGATCATCGGCATTGAACCGTATGCTCCCTATCAACGCCCGCCGCTTTCCAAGGAATGGCTTTGTTCAAAAGCATCTTGGGCTGCACTCGAAATTAGACCTCTCGAATTCTATGAGAAAAAGCGTATTCGGCTTCGTCTGGGAGCGGAAGTCAGATCAATAGATCCGATTGGTAAACTAGTCACTCTTCATGATCAAACGGAGGTGCGGTACGAGAATCTCGTCTGCGCTCTTGGAGCATCGCCTGTTGTGCTGAGCAGATCGGACAGCAAGCTAGAAGGCGTTCTCACGCTCCGGGATCTAAGCGACGCGCAACGCATGAAGCACGAACTCGAGCGCGCCCGGCGATTAGTCGTTATTGGCGGGGGATTCATCGGCTTAGAGGTCGCAGCATCCGCGCGCCAGCTCGGACTCGACGTGACTTTGGTCGAGAAAGCCGAACGGGTCCTGGCAAGAGTTGCAAGCCCGCGAATTTCGGCGTACGTGCAGGAAAAGCACTCTGCCCAAGGCGTTCGCACGATCTGCGGGCTAGGCGTCGCCAAATATAATAATGTTGCCGGCCGCGTTTCCGGGGTCGTTCTTGATAATGGCGAAGAGCTCGACTGCGACTGCATAGTGGTTGGCATCGGAGCGACGCCAAACGACTCAATTGCAAAACTAGCCGGCGTCGAGTGCAACCACGGAATCGTAGTGGACGCTGAATGTCGCACCAGCGTGCCTCACATATATGGGGTGGGCGACTGCGCGACGGCTAGCGACGATGTTTATGACCCAACACGCCTCCGGTTCGGTAGCCGTTTTGAGAGCATCGCTGCGGCAAACGACCAGGCGAGACGTGCAGCCGCTTCGATTTGCGGAATGCCAGCAGCTACGCCTGAAGTCCCGTGGTTCTGGTCGGATCAATATGACGTGAAGTTCCAAATGGCAGGCTCCGCATCAAATGCCGACCATAGCGTGGTCCGAGGTGACGCCGCCTCTGGTGCTTTCGCAATATTTCACCTGAAAAATGAAATAGTTACTTCTGTCGAAGCAGTTAATAACGCTGGGAGCTTTGTTCTGGGAAAGAGCTTGATCGCCAAGAGGGTGCGAGTCGATCCGATAAGGCTCGCCGATACAAACTCAACATTTGCTTCGGTGGTGGTCACCGGAGAATGCGTGCAATAG